A region of Notolabrus celidotus isolate fNotCel1 chromosome 4, fNotCel1.pri, whole genome shotgun sequence DNA encodes the following proteins:
- the mdh1ab gene encoding malate dehydrogenase 1Ab, NAD (soluble), with translation MAEPIRVLVTGAAGQIAYSLLFSIAKGDVFGKDQPVVLILLDITPMLPVLEGVVMELQDCALPLLRDIVPTDKEEVGFKDLDVAILVGSMPRREGMERKDLLKANVAIFKGQGAALNQYAKKTVKVLVVGNPANTNCLIAAKSAPSIPKENFSCLTRLDHNRAGSQVAMRCGVPATHVKNVIIWGNHSSTQYPDVHHCLVNMSGSELACFDAVKDDAWLKGDFIATVQQRGAAVIKARKLSSAMSAAKAICDHMRDIWNGTAEGEFVSMGVYSSGNSYGVPEDLIYSFPVQIKDKTWKIVNGLAINPFSQSKMEATAVELIEERDTAVDFLGV, from the exons ATG GCTGAGCCTATTAGAGTTCTGGTGACCGGCGCTGCTGGGCAGATTGCCTATTCCTTATTGTTCAGCATTGCCAAGGGAGATGTCTTTGGCAAAGATCAG CCTGTTGTCTTGATCCTCTTGGACATAACACCCATGTTACCGGTACTAGAAGGTGTTGTCATGGAGCTTCAGGACTGTGCCCTCCCACTTCTGAGAG ACATTGTCCCCACTGACAAGGAGGAGGTAGGCTTCAAGGACCTGGATGTAGCCATCTTGGTGGGCTCCATGCCCAGGAGGGAAGGCATGGAGAGGAAGGACCTGCTTAAAGCAAATGTGGCCATCTTCAAAGGCCAAGGAGCAGCCCTGAATCAGTATGCCAAAAAGACTGTCAAG gtccTGGTTGTGGGAAACCCTGCCAACACTAACTGTCTGATTGCAGCAAAGTCTGCTCCCTCCATCCCCAAAGAGAACTTCTCCTGCCTCACTCGTCTGGACCACAATCGGGCTGGCTCTCAG GTGGCAATGCGCTGTGGCGTCCCTGCTACCCATGTCAAGAATGTGATCATTTGGGGCAACCACTCATCCACCCAGTACCCAGATGTGCACCACTGTTTGGTCAACATGTCTGGAAGCGAGCTTGCCTGCTTTGATGCAGTAAAGGATGATGCCTGGCTTAAAGGAGACTTCATTGct ACAGTGCAGCAGAGAGGCGCTGCAGTCATCAAGGCCAGGAAGCTGTCTAGTGCCATGTCTGCAGCCAAGGCCATCTGTGACCACATGAGAGACATCTGGAATGGCACCGCTGAG GGTGAGTTTGTCTCTATGGGTGTCTACTCCTCTGGCAACTCCTATGGAGTCCCTGAAGACCTCATCTACTCATTCCCAGTCCAGATTAAG GACAAGACCTGGAAGATTGTGAATGGCCTGGCCATCAACCCCTTTTCCCAGTCAAAGATGGAGGCCACAGCAGTAGAGCTGAtagaagagagagacacagctgtGGATTTCCTTGGCGTATGA